In the genome of Neofelis nebulosa isolate mNeoNeb1 chromosome 8, mNeoNeb1.pri, whole genome shotgun sequence, one region contains:
- the LOC131519163 gene encoding low affinity immunoglobulin epsilon Fc receptor-like, protein MEKSIILLLWLQYVVKIVCFCYMPMNNRTTTVVIEWDEFPKGGSPEFYFLKYQLVNNFAEKNVKSVPADLQKLSKSVILEENEDYHIILQSVKYGQILSEKSFETRGFSTSNIKTKATSTSVSFNWSVLSSSDILVSISLSNSTQIMENNITAYEWANLKPATLYAFKFEFKQLHLDFINVFQRLDVQVETGSCSRGWVALKNSCYKISKESMPWDIAEQHCKLSLSSAHLVDIKNEEEKNFIFSLLRSKNQIIIWTGLNDLKKEGHLTWIDGSSFGLKKNEIFSFPLLPKNETDCYILQQNATGSNYFFTRFFCYVPLPYICKYECNYFY, encoded by the exons ATGGAGAAATCAATTATTCTATTGCTCTGGTTACAATATGTTGTTAAG aTCGTTTGTTTCTGTTATATGCCAATGAATAATCGAACAACAACAGTTGTTATTGAATGGGATGAATTTCCTAAGGGAGGAagtcctgaattttattttttaaaatatcaacttgTTAATAATTTTGCTGAAAAA AATGTCAAAAGCGTTCCTGCAGACCTGCAAAAACTTTCAAAGTCAGTAATATTAGAGGAAAATGAAGACTATCACATCATTCTACAGTCTGTAAAATATGgacaaattttaagtgaaaagtcATTTGAAACCC GTGGTTTCTCAACTagcaatattaaaacaaaagcaacaagCACGAGTGTTTCCTTTAACTGGAGTGTGCTGTCTTCCAGTGACATTTTAGTGTCAATATCTCTCAGTAATTCTAcacaaattatggaaaataatattacaGCTTATGAGTGGGCTAATTTAAAACCTGCAACCTTATAtgcttttaaatttgaatttaaacaattgcatttggattttataaatgtatttcagAGACTGGATGTTCAAGTAGAAACAG GTTCATGTTCACGAGGATGGGTAGCATTAAAAAATAGCTGTTATAAAATTAGCAAAGAGAGTATGCCGTGGGATATAGCTGAGCAACATTGTAAGTTATCCTTAAGTTCTGCACACCTTGTGgatataaaaaatgaagaggaaaaaaactttatattttcacTCCTCAGgtcaaaaaatcaaataataatatGGACTGGTCTTAATGATTTGAAG AAAGAAGGTCATCTCACATGGATAGATGGATCATCTTTTGgccttaagaaaaatgaaatcttttcttttccactgctACCCAAGAATGAAACAGATTGCTACATTTTACAGCAAAATGCAACTGGATCAAACTATTTCTTTACAAGATTTTTCTGTTATGTTCCACTGccatatatttgcaaatatgagtgtaattatttttattga